The following proteins are encoded in a genomic region of Thermococcus henrietii:
- the gltA gene encoding NADPH-dependent glutamate synthase, which translates to MPKLIKERVPTPERPVEDRVKDFGEVNLGYTFELAVKEAERCLQCPENYAPCIKGCPVHINIPAFIAKIKEGDIKGALRIIWNDNTLPAITGRVCPQEDQCEGACVVGKVGQAVNIGKLERFVADYARKHGIEEELLCEFEEKCTGELGKVAVVGAGPAGLTCAGELAKMGYKVTVFEALHKPGGVLIYGIPEFRLPKEILDHELAKLKRLGVEIKTDHVVGKTATLEELLKEYDAVFIGTGAGTPKLLNIPGILLDRIYSANEFLTRINLMKAYEFPEYDTPIAVGKKVIVIGAGNTAMDAARSALRLGCDVTIAYRRGEEDVTARIEEVEHAKEEGVKFLYFVQPVEFIGDEKGKVKAVKFEKMEPLEERDARGKRKIRPTGEYVTVEADTVIIAIGLEPNRIISEESGIKTNPNGTLVVDENLMTSVPGVFAGGDAIRGEATVILAMGDGKKAAKSIDEYIREKKASA; encoded by the coding sequence ATGCCGAAGCTCATCAAGGAGAGGGTTCCAACCCCTGAGAGGCCCGTTGAGGATAGGGTTAAGGACTTCGGTGAGGTCAACCTCGGTTACACATTCGAGCTTGCCGTTAAGGAAGCTGAGCGCTGTCTTCAGTGTCCCGAGAACTACGCTCCCTGTATAAAGGGCTGTCCGGTTCACATCAACATTCCCGCATTTATCGCCAAGATTAAGGAGGGCGACATTAAGGGCGCCCTGAGGATAATCTGGAACGACAACACGCTCCCTGCCATAACTGGCCGTGTCTGCCCGCAGGAGGACCAGTGTGAGGGCGCATGTGTCGTCGGAAAAGTCGGCCAGGCTGTAAACATCGGAAAGCTTGAGCGCTTCGTTGCCGACTACGCGAGGAAGCACGGCATAGAGGAGGAGCTCCTCTGCGAGTTCGAGGAGAAGTGCACCGGAGAGCTTGGAAAGGTGGCCGTCGTGGGAGCGGGGCCAGCAGGCCTGACCTGCGCCGGTGAGCTCGCGAAGATGGGTTACAAGGTAACCGTCTTCGAGGCCCTCCACAAGCCAGGTGGAGTCCTCATCTACGGAATCCCCGAGTTCAGGCTTCCCAAGGAGATACTCGACCACGAGCTGGCCAAGCTCAAGCGCCTTGGAGTCGAGATAAAGACGGACCACGTCGTTGGAAAGACGGCCACCCTCGAAGAGCTCCTCAAGGAATACGACGCGGTGTTCATCGGAACCGGTGCAGGAACGCCGAAGCTCCTCAACATCCCGGGAATCCTGCTCGACAGGATTTACTCGGCCAACGAGTTCCTCACGAGGATTAACCTGATGAAGGCCTACGAGTTCCCCGAGTACGACACGCCGATAGCCGTTGGAAAGAAGGTAATCGTCATCGGCGCCGGAAACACGGCAATGGACGCGGCGCGCTCCGCGCTGAGGCTTGGTTGCGACGTGACGATAGCATACAGGCGTGGCGAGGAGGACGTGACGGCGAGGATTGAGGAGGTCGAGCACGCAAAGGAGGAGGGCGTGAAGTTCCTCTACTTCGTCCAGCCGGTTGAGTTCATCGGCGACGAGAAGGGCAAGGTCAAGGCGGTGAAGTTCGAAAAGATGGAGCCGTTGGAGGAGAGGGACGCAAGAGGGAAGAGGAAGATAAGGCCGACCGGCGAGTACGTCACCGTCGAGGCCGACACCGTGATAATAGCAATCGGCCTTGAGCCCAACAGGATTATCAGCGAGGAATCCGGGATAAAGACCAACCCCAACGGGACACTGGTCGTCGATGAGAACCTTATGACGAGCGTTCCGGGGGTCTTCGCGGGCGGAGACGCGATAAGGGGAGAGGCCACGGTAATCCTCGCGATGGGCGACGGAAAGAAGGCGGCAAAATCAATAGACGAGTACATCAGGGAAAAGAAAGCCAGCGCGTGA
- a CDS encoding phospholipase D-like domain-containing protein, translated as MKEEIVNLIDEVASIIESEKIEDLRKLNELPYEMYRIIKELQSELPELKNLLENKPRDVELPSSLISSVDELANALESVEFVNDIDGILNLMDSQIMQILGNIVDGINTLVNNLQTKITTLGATLRRYKLNARFHDKTKLITATLKELNPYLKIVREEREKLLKMHDGLFNIYNQALLAVDTQELEHYSDRAITIADRLYDTGGVWVTDILNIFSGLESITAQPVSELINIDLPNKEEEHETNIQSLFFRYPPFRPILVPDTQDKVFRDIFGSYIWFIKPKNGYIKWVKPRGDNYIIKGTSEVSPSGKYISIKNIEPINTLRTKKGFVEVVLEIPSKNRQRKIVLRYGSDKLKLSLENGKTPQQIKSQYRQTLQKRNRSSYDPTNLSYIWYCTRGFGFSTNPWDIQCPFKKECPLGKSCNGKSWSWNRRIHPKVFPKIEREFIGIPNSTKVGLISPIVQRRVNVQELYTAVQFTMPYSHFPVNIEFEKPVGRILPETNVIGFEIPVDLLNMIILSIMDENANKDQLGLDMEFELWKGGPKARISDVLISKYYFYTKGDRGFNLYDIAEQSQDKLLKDYQEFRENLRRDLIHAWKSPTNTALEFIKWAQETLLHTLAHLFMAYVSKELQVELSELLYMYKVDKKRALILVAENSPIGAIDIVSALENWGTPDKFIEKFLEDTVSLFSEHEKDIKDYLESNKGPINDSEKKKVIEKLKNLYEEYVDNGLILDLHTFSVHLLLSGIFESFIQTSPNRDLLWHSFDDLLTIAIPNYCIDGCTSCVMLTKGCQHGIGQPFITSKLLVKVFLDIVAKKREFQGPGNVVLKTLIGQLTKRKLVALSPFIDEEGVKFLKNLKSAGVDITIELLNTKENRNFLEDLERTGIKVILRNKVHRKAYIVDDTLVINTSTNLNLRSESYNSFSLRRLTI; from the coding sequence ATGAAAGAGGAAATTGTAAATCTTATCGATGAGGTTGCCTCAATTATCGAAAGCGAAAAAATTGAAGATCTTAGGAAACTAAACGAACTTCCGTATGAGATGTATCGGATAATAAAAGAACTCCAAAGTGAACTTCCCGAGCTAAAGAATCTCTTAGAAAATAAACCTAGGGATGTGGAACTCCCATCTAGTTTGATATCTAGTGTAGATGAACTTGCCAATGCATTGGAGAGTGTTGAATTCGTAAACGATATCGACGGGATCCTTAATCTCATGGACAGCCAGATTATGCAAATACTGGGGAATATTGTAGATGGTATAAATACCCTTGTAAACAATTTACAAACAAAAATCACTACATTAGGTGCAACTCTCAGAAGATACAAGCTTAATGCTAGATTTCATGACAAGACAAAGTTGATAACAGCGACACTAAAAGAGCTAAACCCATATTTAAAAATAGTTAGAGAGGAGAGAGAAAAACTTTTAAAAATGCATGATGGGCTGTTCAATATTTACAATCAGGCTCTTTTAGCCGTTGATACGCAAGAATTAGAGCACTATAGTGATAGAGCTATTACTATTGCAGATCGCCTTTATGATACGGGGGGAGTATGGGTAACAGACATACTTAACATTTTTTCAGGGCTTGAAAGTATCACTGCTCAACCAGTTTCGGAGCTAATAAACATTGACTTACCAAATAAAGAGGAAGAGCATGAAACTAATATTCAGAGTCTCTTTTTCAGGTATCCTCCGTTTAGGCCAATACTAGTACCCGACACTCAGGATAAAGTGTTCAGAGATATATTTGGCTCTTATATCTGGTTTATCAAACCAAAAAACGGATATATCAAATGGGTAAAGCCAAGAGGCGACAACTATATAATCAAAGGAACTTCCGAGGTCTCTCCTAGTGGGAAATATATATCAATCAAAAATATTGAGCCTATAAACACTCTGAGGACAAAAAAAGGCTTTGTAGAAGTTGTACTAGAGATACCAAGTAAAAATAGACAAAGGAAGATCGTATTAAGATACGGCTCAGATAAACTTAAACTATCCCTGGAAAATGGAAAAACTCCTCAGCAGATAAAATCTCAATATCGACAAACTCTTCAAAAAAGAAACAGATCTTCTTATGATCCAACTAACCTCTCATATATCTGGTACTGTACTAGAGGATTCGGGTTTTCGACTAATCCCTGGGATATACAGTGTCCCTTCAAAAAGGAATGTCCTCTTGGAAAAAGTTGTAATGGCAAAAGCTGGAGCTGGAACAGAAGAATACATCCTAAGGTATTTCCTAAAATCGAGCGTGAATTCATAGGAATTCCTAATAGCACGAAAGTTGGACTAATCTCTCCCATTGTTCAAAGAAGGGTGAATGTGCAAGAACTCTATACAGCAGTTCAATTCACAATGCCTTATAGCCACTTTCCAGTTAATATCGAATTTGAAAAGCCAGTGGGTAGGATCCTTCCAGAAACTAACGTTATCGGATTTGAGATTCCGGTGGATTTACTGAATATGATAATACTTTCTATAATGGATGAGAACGCAAACAAGGACCAACTAGGGCTGGACATGGAATTTGAATTATGGAAAGGAGGTCCTAAAGCTAGAATTTCTGATGTTTTAATTTCAAAGTATTACTTTTACACAAAAGGTGATAGAGGATTTAACCTTTATGACATAGCAGAGCAGAGTCAAGACAAGCTTTTGAAGGATTATCAAGAATTCAGGGAGAATCTTAGAAGGGACCTAATTCATGCTTGGAAGAGCCCCACAAATACAGCCCTTGAATTTATTAAGTGGGCCCAGGAGACACTACTTCACACATTAGCTCATTTATTTATGGCATATGTTTCTAAGGAGCTTCAGGTAGAATTAAGTGAACTTCTTTACATGTATAAAGTTGATAAAAAGAGAGCCCTAATCCTTGTTGCAGAAAATAGCCCAATAGGTGCTATTGATATCGTTTCAGCATTAGAAAACTGGGGAACACCAGATAAATTCATCGAAAAGTTTCTCGAAGATACTGTTTCCCTATTTTCCGAGCATGAGAAAGACATAAAAGATTATCTTGAATCAAACAAAGGCCCCATAAACGATTCCGAGAAGAAAAAAGTCATAGAGAAGCTTAAAAACCTTTATGAGGAATACGTTGATAATGGATTAATCCTGGATCTCCACACGTTTAGTGTTCATTTATTGTTGTCTGGCATATTTGAAAGTTTCATCCAGACATCCCCCAATAGGGACCTACTATGGCATAGCTTTGATGACCTTTTGACAATAGCCATCCCTAACTACTGCATTGATGGATGTACTTCTTGCGTCATGCTCACAAAAGGATGCCAGCATGGAATCGGACAGCCATTTATAACCTCAAAATTACTTGTTAAAGTGTTTTTAGATATAGTTGCTAAAAAAAGGGAATTCCAAGGACCGGGAAATGTAGTACTCAAAACACTGATAGGTCAACTGACTAAGAGAAAACTCGTAGCCTTGTCTCCATTTATTGATGAGGAAGGAGTCAAATTTCTAAAAAATCTAAAATCTGCCGGAGTTGACATAACAATTGAACTATTAAACACTAAAGAGAACCGCAACTTTCTAGAAGATCTTGAACGTACGGGGATTAAAGTAATACTTCGAAACAAAGTTCACAGAAAAGCCTACATTGTAGATGACACTTTAGTGATCAACACAAGTACGAATCTTAATCTTCGATCAGAAAGTTATAACAGTTTCTCACTACGGAGGTTAACTATATGA
- a CDS encoding DEAD/DEAH box helicase, whose product MKLADKNVLVECYHILVKYDFKKLVDISPGPKQEYTTGVLKPESPLIGSTKEELTRLLIDKGFSKDLANRCIQNLENKGFLVRVHVKGNEYRTLHMDVAVRSAFLRTSPDGHPYIVSPRLALYEFPIPSTKDRIIKPNCYCPPHLIEILKGLHKAINHFFEGTNNGADIYLEFLQKHFTNGGLDAFQAIALTELLLKKPSYEWATIITAPTGSGKTEIFLLYALARILKAKTSGQYENAILVYPRKALAIDQAGRAISMVYTLNKILKEYGLEAITIGIRDGETPKNVTDKRSGLRALYQKATGERPPEEFSFPFRGIELGNKEKLVYRVKGGRVLVGTEGNNEVFDFIIPTREEMGHRNPDLLITNMWTLERRILDNNKNDINAKYFTKTGLVIIDETHEYTGLSGALVSILLRTMRKISENKDNFEVIMSSATVPNPKDFGEKISERRPEHIDFTEYRKKLEEKGIFFSGRRLVIMGVYDIMPKYSWSTYAQLWAVYMAFINYVYEIQKKEYHPKSLIFIENISEIRSAMAGFRENISLREPKDRLYDTNKAMIPKDAAYSYANYVQNPRLLLGLRNRLQNKPIEDLLDRVSEMHSELDARTREKVIKGLKSGSRPAVAFTTSSLELGVDYSSVSFILNAGIDSPISLRQRIGRGGRSEESMRTVLGIILTKKIPTESFFLHDPMLWEKLNPIQQPGEKGLIVSKNNPQVEERYWMTRGVVAMALHNKPTHSSGSPIQRNEELVSFLRDLSDYIRGLEE is encoded by the coding sequence GTGAAGTTGGCAGACAAAAATGTACTGGTTGAGTGTTACCATATTCTCGTTAAGTATGATTTTAAAAAATTAGTTGACATCTCCCCGGGCCCAAAACAGGAGTACACGACCGGTGTGTTAAAACCTGAATCTCCGTTAATTGGGAGTACCAAAGAAGAATTAACAAGACTTCTTATAGACAAGGGATTCTCTAAGGATTTAGCAAATAGGTGTATTCAAAATTTGGAAAATAAAGGGTTTCTAGTCCGAGTTCATGTTAAGGGAAATGAATATAGAACACTTCATATGGATGTTGCTGTTAGAAGCGCTTTTCTGCGAACTAGTCCAGATGGACATCCCTATATTGTGAGTCCAAGACTAGCCCTTTACGAGTTTCCTATCCCCTCAACAAAGGATCGTATTATAAAGCCTAATTGTTATTGCCCTCCACATCTGATTGAGATATTGAAAGGCCTTCATAAAGCGATAAATCACTTTTTTGAGGGAACTAACAATGGAGCAGATATTTATCTTGAATTTTTGCAGAAACACTTCACTAATGGGGGATTAGACGCATTTCAGGCTATTGCTCTTACTGAGCTTTTGCTTAAAAAGCCCTCTTATGAGTGGGCCACCATAATAACTGCTCCAACAGGTTCAGGAAAAACTGAAATATTTCTCTTGTATGCCTTAGCTAGGATCCTCAAGGCAAAAACTTCCGGCCAATATGAAAATGCTATACTAGTATACCCTAGAAAGGCACTAGCAATTGATCAAGCCGGACGGGCTATCTCGATGGTGTATACTCTTAACAAGATTCTTAAAGAATATGGACTTGAGGCGATAACAATAGGGATACGAGACGGGGAGACTCCTAAAAACGTCACAGACAAACGTTCTGGGCTTAGAGCTCTGTATCAAAAGGCTACTGGGGAACGTCCTCCCGAAGAATTTTCATTTCCCTTTAGGGGCATCGAACTTGGAAATAAAGAGAAATTAGTTTATAGAGTTAAAGGTGGGAGAGTTCTGGTTGGGACTGAGGGGAATAATGAAGTCTTTGATTTTATAATCCCAACAAGAGAAGAAATGGGGCATAGAAATCCTGATCTGCTAATAACCAATATGTGGACCTTGGAAAGAAGAATACTTGATAACAATAAGAATGACATAAATGCTAAATATTTCACAAAAACAGGTTTAGTGATCATAGATGAGACTCACGAATATACTGGTCTTAGTGGGGCGTTAGTTTCCATCTTACTAAGGACAATGCGGAAAATAAGCGAAAATAAAGATAATTTTGAAGTTATAATGTCCTCTGCCACTGTTCCGAATCCAAAAGATTTTGGTGAGAAGATATCAGAGAGACGTCCAGAGCATATAGACTTCACAGAATATCGCAAGAAATTAGAAGAAAAAGGTATATTCTTTTCTGGAAGACGCCTTGTTATAATGGGAGTCTATGATATAATGCCTAAATATTCTTGGTCTACATACGCTCAACTATGGGCAGTTTATATGGCATTCATTAACTATGTCTATGAAATACAAAAGAAAGAATATCATCCAAAATCCTTAATTTTCATTGAGAACATAAGTGAAATAAGATCTGCTATGGCTGGGTTTAGAGAGAATATTTCTCTTAGGGAGCCTAAGGATAGACTCTATGATACTAATAAGGCTATGATCCCAAAGGATGCAGCATATTCATACGCCAACTATGTCCAAAACCCAAGACTACTATTAGGACTACGTAACCGTCTTCAAAACAAACCAATAGAGGATTTGCTGGATAGAGTATCCGAAATGCACAGCGAACTTGATGCTAGAACCAGAGAGAAGGTTATAAAAGGTCTCAAAAGTGGAAGCAGACCAGCAGTGGCGTTTACAACTTCTAGCTTAGAGCTTGGAGTGGACTATTCTAGTGTATCCTTCATACTCAACGCGGGCATTGACTCTCCAATATCCTTACGGCAGAGGATAGGTAGAGGAGGACGTTCTGAAGAATCCATGAGAACAGTCCTTGGCATAATTCTAACTAAAAAGATACCCACCGAATCTTTCTTCCTCCATGATCCTATGCTCTGGGAAAAACTAAATCCAATACAGCAGCCTGGAGAGAAGGGACTAATAGTTTCCAAGAATAATCCTCAAGTTGAAGAAAGATATTGGATGACCAGGGGAGTTGTTGCTATGGCCCTACACAATAAGCCCACTCATTCTTCTGGATCCCCGATTCAAAGAAATGAGGAACTTGTTAGCTTTTTGCGGGATCTTTCAGATTATATTAGGGGGTTGGAAGAATGA
- a CDS encoding winged helix-turn-helix domain-containing protein — protein MTRLEDTINFIPANEYNKISSINSSHFGLQSHYSAVRHHFVVYFSYSSTYIYDVLEFLSRHLIKALVRNVINSRDKIREIEQWRYIGETRKNGKKYYLFLKKPKTGELQIVLEAPPTSVYKSNWMKDSIGILPVIIKGFKNDQDPLKERPQWTVTVGLIYKNTINTTYTRAGYIKSTMRIDRYDTYYPFDVLNAIRDLPNRPIDYTYRLKRIKLLTPELYVRFPRYTIDKDGRTVDNLLKMNRLLNELRERNGICQHVISKGDVNSLDEHGNVVDIIWKGHEFRLKLYTSKLYPHRDPKLEVIVRDKVEISRNELHPNLVLKKLDALRERLNIASGILGAIMAFMRISPRWDPVEDYRYLTQKLLVDKEFLGYLWGTESATYLASYGQHLAELDKLDYQILKITAERTFIKVPILAKILSKSESTIRRRLKKLERLGYISATKGKRPNYYWLRLYEDLSVASTEKEDNFLYVDPKFLECSVSILKQIAPESFYSQEDIEKMSIILWATGIGWSTSELLFEFTKFLGKRRGLKKLSKKTITRYLEFLTDIGLVKVEEFKVGKKKEKRYLLLDETLKSYFSDLDYYKIFGV, from the coding sequence ATGACTAGGTTAGAGGATACTATAAATTTTATCCCTGCTAATGAATACAACAAAATATCATCAATCAACAGCTCTCATTTTGGATTACAGTCTCATTATTCCGCCGTTAGGCACCATTTTGTAGTATATTTCTCATACTCTAGCACATACATATATGACGTCTTGGAATTCCTAAGCCGGCATCTAATCAAGGCTCTAGTTCGGAATGTGATAAATAGCCGGGATAAGATAAGAGAAATAGAGCAGTGGAGATACATAGGTGAGACAAGAAAAAACGGGAAAAAGTACTATCTATTCCTAAAGAAACCAAAGACGGGAGAGCTCCAGATTGTTTTGGAGGCTCCTCCAACCTCAGTCTATAAGTCAAACTGGATGAAAGACTCGATCGGAATACTTCCAGTCATCATAAAAGGTTTCAAAAATGACCAGGATCCATTGAAGGAACGTCCTCAATGGACAGTAACCGTGGGGCTCATATACAAGAACACAATAAACACCACATATACGAGAGCGGGATATATAAAATCGACAATGAGAATTGATCGCTATGATACTTATTATCCCTTTGACGTCCTTAACGCTATTAGAGACCTTCCAAACAGACCTATAGATTATACTTACAGACTTAAAAGAATCAAATTATTAACTCCTGAACTCTACGTGAGGTTTCCCAGATACACTATAGATAAAGATGGTAGAACTGTAGACAATCTCTTAAAGATGAACAGGCTCTTAAATGAATTGAGAGAAAGAAATGGGATATGTCAGCATGTTATCAGCAAGGGAGACGTTAACAGTCTAGATGAGCATGGTAACGTTGTTGATATAATTTGGAAAGGTCATGAGTTCAGATTAAAGTTGTACACCTCAAAATTGTATCCCCACAGAGATCCTAAACTGGAAGTAATAGTTAGAGACAAAGTAGAAATTTCAAGAAACGAACTACATCCTAATTTAGTTCTGAAAAAGCTAGATGCCCTCCGGGAGAGGCTTAACATAGCATCTGGAATCCTGGGCGCTATCATGGCCTTTATGAGAATATCCCCTAGGTGGGATCCGGTTGAAGACTACAGGTACCTAACTCAGAAGCTATTGGTGGATAAAGAATTTTTAGGGTATCTATGGGGCACGGAATCTGCAACCTATTTAGCATCCTATGGACAACACCTAGCAGAATTAGACAAGTTAGATTACCAGATACTCAAGATAACCGCTGAGCGTACTTTCATTAAAGTCCCAATATTAGCTAAGATTTTATCTAAAAGCGAATCTACAATAAGGAGAAGATTAAAAAAGCTGGAAAGGCTTGGATATATCTCTGCCACAAAAGGTAAGAGACCAAACTACTACTGGCTTAGGCTATATGAAGATCTTTCAGTAGCCTCAACCGAAAAAGAGGACAATTTTTTATATGTGGATCCAAAGTTTTTGGAGTGCTCGGTTAGTATATTAAAACAGATTGCCCCAGAGTCATTTTATAGTCAGGAAGACATTGAAAAGATGAGCATAATCCTCTGGGCGACAGGGATTGGATGGAGCACAAGTGAGCTACTATTTGAGTTCACAAAGTTTCTCGGAAAGAGAAGAGGCCTGAAGAAACTGTCTAAGAAAACTATAACAAGATATCTGGAATTTTTAACAGATATAGGATTAGTAAAAGTTGAGGAATTCAAAGTTGGGAAAAAGAAAGAAAAAAGGTACCTTCTACTTGATGAGACTCTGAAATCCTACTTTAGCGACTTGGATTACTACAAAATATTCGGAGTATAA
- a CDS encoding MFS transporter, which translates to MDLVRKYKLFYALMNVGFVGNILIIYYLTKGFNYAQIGIATAVMTAGYVLFEVPTGVVADKISRKLSVLIGLTIHALGLLVLILLNNFPLLILYSILTVLGGTFASGSLQAWLYDNLKHLGREKEFRKLMKEIKTITIPLSATTVIIGGFLAQYYGFTLPLALTLLAEIITIVVAYTIPEYEFQKPERSYLKHTFEASKKLLRPELLWLIILSITVSMQVNQFRKFFEPYLGDILARRLNTTLIGTLGILGVVEAIVKVVPRLIGIRLRDEWSVKAYSLAPVVIPLLTALSVIYQNPLWIVALGIVVTIVNTAFGFNVSIELQHRIPSEERATIMSLDMMVSALVMSAFYFIYGFVVDWLGLAEARLLFALILLGAGVSLKAGELLGPLKDVLKLKHMEAMTK; encoded by the coding sequence GTGGACTTGGTTAGGAAATACAAGCTCTTTTATGCCCTCATGAACGTTGGATTCGTAGGAAACATTCTCATCATCTATTACCTAACCAAAGGCTTCAACTACGCCCAAATAGGAATCGCAACAGCAGTAATGACCGCCGGATACGTCCTCTTCGAAGTCCCAACCGGAGTAGTAGCCGACAAAATCAGCCGAAAACTAAGCGTCCTCATCGGACTAACCATTCACGCCCTCGGCCTCCTCGTCCTAATCCTCCTAAACAACTTCCCCCTCCTCATATTATACTCAATCCTCACCGTCCTCGGCGGAACATTCGCAAGCGGAAGCCTCCAAGCATGGTTATACGACAACCTCAAACACCTCGGCAGAGAAAAAGAATTCAGGAAACTCATGAAAGAAATCAAAACCATCACAATCCCCCTCTCAGCCACAACCGTCATAATCGGCGGATTCCTCGCCCAATACTACGGCTTCACCCTCCCCTTAGCCCTAACACTCCTCGCTGAGATAATAACCATTGTAGTGGCCTACACGATTCCGGAGTATGAGTTCCAGAAGCCCGAACGCTCCTACCTCAAACACACCTTTGAAGCTTCCAAAAAACTCCTTCGGCCAGAACTCCTCTGGCTCATAATTCTCTCAATCACCGTCTCAATGCAGGTAAACCAGTTCAGAAAGTTCTTCGAACCTTATCTCGGAGACATACTCGCCAGGAGGTTAAATACAACCCTTATTGGAACGCTCGGAATCCTCGGAGTGGTTGAAGCCATCGTCAAAGTCGTTCCGAGGCTTATAGGAATCCGCCTCAGAGACGAATGGAGCGTCAAAGCCTACTCCCTCGCTCCGGTTGTTATCCCGCTCTTAACGGCCCTCTCCGTGATTTACCAGAACCCGCTCTGGATTGTCGCCTTGGGAATCGTGGTTACAATAGTTAATACCGCCTTCGGCTTCAACGTCTCGATTGAACTCCAGCATCGGATACCGAGCGAGGAAAGGGCCACTATAATGTCTCTGGACATGATGGTCTCAGCGTTAGTTATGAGTGCGTTTTACTTCATCTACGGTTTCGTCGTGGACTGGCTGGGACTGGCTGAAGCGAGGTTACTCTTCGCCCTAATCCTCCTCGGTGCGGGAGTCTCATTGAAGGCTGGGGAACTCTTAGGCCCACTCAAGGACGTTCTAAAGCTCAAACACATGGAAGCCATGACCAAATAG
- a CDS encoding type IV toxin-antitoxin system AbiEi family antitoxin domain-containing protein yields MNTTEVLRRLSELGDVFTKKEAQEKLGITTRQLNYYLNILLREGFLRRIAKGIYTLSLEPGRASSPHEFLLGQLLVPNGAVAYWSALNYYGLTEQIPRTVFIQTPVKRGYKELLILDGKRFRVVVVRPEKFFGIRTIRLGRREVRITDPEKTIVDCLDKPKYCGGVIEVVKALKNARLDYEKLLEYAERMKSKAILKRLGFLSEKLGLGIENGIQLSENDKKSFALLDPSMPSGGRFSYRWGLRINVPEDYWEEVE; encoded by the coding sequence ATGAATACCACAGAGGTCCTAAGAAGGCTCTCTGAACTGGGGGATGTCTTCACCAAGAAGGAGGCCCAAGAGAAGCTTGGCATAACTACAAGACAGCTAAACTACTACCTTAACATTCTCCTCAGAGAGGGATTTCTTCGGAGAATCGCCAAGGGCATCTACACCCTCTCCTTAGAACCTGGAAGGGCCTCTTCGCCTCACGAGTTCCTTTTAGGCCAGTTGTTGGTGCCTAACGGGGCAGTTGCGTACTGGTCCGCCCTCAACTACTACGGGTTAACAGAGCAGATTCCAAGAACGGTTTTCATCCAAACTCCAGTAAAGAGGGGTTACAAGGAGCTCTTGATACTTGATGGCAAGAGGTTCAGGGTAGTTGTAGTCCGACCTGAGAAGTTTTTTGGAATTAGAACCATACGCCTTGGACGCAGGGAGGTTCGGATAACAGATCCAGAAAAGACGATAGTGGACTGTCTAGACAAGCCTAAGTACTGCGGGGGAGTAATCGAGGTCGTTAAGGCCCTCAAGAACGCGAGGCTGGATTATGAAAAGTTGCTGGAATATGCTGAACGGATGAAGAGCAAGGCCATTCTGAAGCGTTTGGGATTTTTAAGTGAGAAGCTGGGGCTCGGGATTGAGAATGGAATCCAGCTTTCTGAAAATGACAAGAAGAGCTTCGCACTCCTCGACCCCTCAATGCCCTCTGGAGGCCGCTTCAGCTATCGGTGGGGCCTGAGGATTAATGTTCCGGAGGATTATTGGGAGGAGGTAGAATGA